In Acinetobacter wuhouensis, the genomic window TTCTCTTCGGCGTTAGCAATCATGAGTGCCAAATCGGCATAGCGATCTGCTGTTCCGAGCCGCCCAAGGTCGATCAGACCCGTGCATTGAAGAGTTTTAGGGTCCACCATGAAGTTCGGCATGCAGGGATCACCATGGCAAACAACCATATCGGTGCGCTCTTGGTCGAGCCGCACCGGTAGCTCTCGTTCGACACGAGCCAAAAGATCGAGCTGCGGCGTACTCTTGTCCTCGTCCGGTAAGAAGTCGGGATTGACGGCATTGCGGGACACCACATCAACGGCGCGTCCGAACATTCGCGACAGCCTGCGCTCAAACGGACATTGATCAACCGATAGGCTGTGAACAGCGCCAAGTTGCTGCCCCATTGACGGCCACGCTTTGAGCAAATCCGCTCCAGACAGATCAGCCGCCGGTACTCCCGGAATTGCCGTTATCACCAAGCATGCACCCTCCTGTTCCTCCTGCCAGTTGATGACCTCGGGGCAAGCCACACCTCGACCTTTGAGCCAAATGAGGCGGTCACGCTCTCCAGCGAGCTCACCGCGGCGGGAAGCAGGTGCGATTTTCGCGAAGGCATGCCCGTCACCACGTCGAAAAACAAAATCACCAGATTCTCCGCCTCTGACAGGCAACCAGTCAGAATGCGATTCACCAAAAAAAATATTAGTTCGATTCAATGGAGGTTCCTTCAGTTTTCTGAGGCTTTGTTGCACAAAGATTTGAAATGCAAAGCGCCCCTAATTGATCCAAATTTAAGGCGTAACTTGGGTATCCTGTCGTCGGGTCGCCCTCAAAGGGGACATGCCTGCTGAACCGCGAATATAGAGAAATATCCCGAATGTGCAGTTAACGAATTCTTGCGGTTTCTTTCAGCGCCGCCAATACCGCCAGCCCGTCGCGCAAGGGGCGCGGCTCGTGTGTGCGGATGAAGTCAGCTCCACCTGCGGCGGCGGCAAGCTCTGCAGCGAGTGTCGCGGCCCCGACATCCCCCGGACCACGGCCTGTGAGCGCGCGCAGAAAGGATTTGCGCGAAACAGACAGAAGCACCGGCAAATCGAAGCGCAGCCGCAATTCATCGAACCGCGCCAGCACCGAGAGCGAGGTTTCGGGAGCAGCCCCCAGAAAAAACCCCATGCCGGGATCAAGGACAAGGCGGTTGCGTTTGATACCGGCACCCGTCAGCGCCGCGATGCGCGCGTCAAAGAACGCCGCAATGTGATCCATGATGTCGCCAGCGGGTGCCTCGCGCCGATCTGCCTGCCCGTCTTGCACCGAATGCATAACGACGAGTTTGGCAGATGATTTCGCCAATTGCGGATAGAACGCAGCGTCTGGAAAACCGCGAATATCATTGAGATAGGCCACACCACGCGACAAGGCATAGGCTTGCGTCGCGGGTTGATAACTGTCGAGCGAGACGGGAATGCCATCTGCCTTGAGCGCGTCCAGCACCGGCGCGATACGCGCGATTTCTGTGTCGGACGAAACAGGCGCGGCGTCGGGATTGCTGGATGCCGGACCGAGGTCGATCACATCTGCCCCCTCGGCCATCAGCTTACGCGCCTGCGCAATGGCTGCGTCTGGCGCCAGATACCGGCCTCCATCGGAGAAACTGTCCGAGGTTATGTTGACGATGCCGAAAATGATGAGCGATTTATTCATGGGGGCTTCTATAATAATAATAATCGAGCATGAGTCTCATACGGATGCTCGGGTCGAAAGGGAATCCCCAGGCGAGTAACCTGTTTGCGGTGATCTGAACCGTACCGGGTTTGTCGGAGACTTTTTTATTTAAGTTAGGCCACCTGACCTAACGGATTAATTTTATCATAGTACATTGCTTCAAAATCAAAAGGTGGCACATAACCTAGTGCACTATGTACACGCTCTTTATT contains:
- the sul2 gene encoding sulfonamide-resistant dihydropteroate synthase Sul2 codes for the protein MNKSLIIFGIVNITSDSFSDGGRYLAPDAAIAQARKLMAEGADVIDLGPASSNPDAAPVSSDTEIARIAPVLDALKADGIPVSLDSYQPATQAYALSRGVAYLNDIRGFPDAAFYPQLAKSSAKLVVMHSVQDGQADRREAPAGDIMDHIAAFFDARIAALTGAGIKRNRLVLDPGMGFFLGAAPETSLSVLARFDELRLRFDLPVLLSVSRKSFLRALTGRGPGDVGAATLAAELAAAAGGADFIRTHEPRPLRDGLAVLAALKETARIR
- the aph(3'')-Ib gene encoding aminoglycoside O-phosphotransferase APH(3'')-Ib, whose protein sequence is MNRTNIFFGESHSDWLPVRGGESGDFVFRRGDGHAFAKIAPASRRGELAGERDRLIWLKGRGVACPEVINWQEEQEGACLVITAIPGVPAADLSGADLLKAWPSMGQQLGAVHSLSVDQCPFERRLSRMFGRAVDVVSRNAVNPDFLPDEDKSTPQLDLLARVERELPVRLDQERTDMVVCHGDPCMPNFMVDPKTLQCTGLIDLGRLGTADRYADLALMIANAEENWAAPDEAERAFAVLFNVLGIEAPDRERLAFYLRLDPLTWG